Proteins from a genomic interval of Actinoalloteichus hymeniacidonis:
- a CDS encoding ABC transporter permease, translating into MFWLVWRRNRVALISLVVLSGLIALAHFIVATRPSSVPSPPSHDLVGILGSFVRGISGLTPMLPGFMAALVGGTLLAKELNSGTHRFLFTQQNSRNRWFITGTATVLIAVAVMSVPLSLALTSVTDQISVDRGFGYFSQDILAMPATAVFVTSFAMLIGAATKREIVGVVSGPVIGWGTWLLFNNILRPTYATPLSTTDHPIRVDSDNDGFRETIDTSVWLVDQELRDIESKEVLSNAEMSQRYGEFYAENGTSAEFVPSDQGLEWVYHYHPYDRYWSFQFIETGILLGLTALCLGAAFWVVNRRTG; encoded by the coding sequence ATGTTTTGGCTCGTTTGGCGACGAAATCGTGTCGCCCTGATCTCCCTGGTGGTATTGAGTGGATTAATCGCACTCGCCCACTTCATCGTGGCGACGCGCCCATCCTCTGTACCTTCGCCCCCTTCGCACGATCTGGTTGGCATTCTGGGCTCGTTCGTACGGGGTATCAGCGGATTGACACCCATGTTACCCGGGTTCATGGCAGCCCTGGTTGGCGGAACGCTGTTGGCCAAGGAGCTGAACAGCGGCACACATCGCTTCCTCTTCACTCAGCAGAACTCTCGAAACCGTTGGTTCATCACCGGAACCGCCACTGTGTTGATCGCCGTCGCGGTGATGTCCGTGCCGTTATCCCTGGCTCTGACGTCCGTTACGGATCAGATCTCAGTCGATCGGGGCTTCGGCTACTTCAGTCAGGACATCCTGGCGATGCCCGCGACGGCAGTATTCGTCACAAGCTTCGCCATGTTGATCGGCGCGGCCACGAAACGAGAGATCGTCGGCGTGGTCAGCGGACCGGTCATCGGATGGGGCACTTGGTTGCTCTTCAACAACATCTTGCGGCCCACCTACGCGACTCCATTGAGCACTACGGACCATCCCATTCGAGTGGACAGTGATAACGATGGATTTCGCGAAACGATCGACACGTCGGTTTGGCTAGTCGACCAGGAGCTGCGAGATATCGAGAGCAAAGAGGTGTTATCCAATGCCGAAATGTCGCAGCGGTACGGTGAATTCTATGCCGAAAACGGTACGTCAGCCGAATTCGTGCCTAGCGATCAGGGCCTAGAGTGGGTCTACCACTATCACCCCTACGATAGATACTGGTCATTCCAGTTCATCGAGACGGGAATTCTACTCGGGCTCACCGCGCTCTGTCTCGGCGCGGCCTTCTGGGTGGTGAATCGCAGGACCGGCTGA